The Candidatus Binataceae bacterium nucleotide sequence ACCTGCTTCAGCGCAGGCGCGATTTTCTCCGCCCCGAGGCATCCGACTTCTTCACTCGCGGTGAACACGAAGACCAGTGGACGGTCCAGCTGCGAGGCGTCGAGCCGCGTCATCGCGTCGAGACATTGCGCGATGAACCCTTTCATGTCGGACGTGCCGCGGCCGTAGATTCGATCGCCGGCCGGCTCGAGTTCGAGCGGTTGCCGCGTCCATCCGGGTTGCCCCTCGAACGGAACGGTGTCGATATGACCCGAGATGATCAGGCCGTCAGAGCGCGCAGGACCAATCCAGGCAACGAGGTTCGCCTGCGAAACTCCGAGCAGCTCTACCGGTTGAAGCGCGGTCTTGAAGCTGCGCGCACGGAGCTCGCGGGCGAGATACTCCATCGCGGCAACGTCGCTGCGGCTGCTGACGGTGTCGAATGCGACCAGCTGCCGCGCAACTTGGTACAGATATTCACTCATCCGGCGTCCTGGCGCGGAGCGTACAGCACTCTCATCCAAATTGTCGTCAGCACATCGACCGCGACGCGCGGCGACACCGACGGCTCGCGCCCCATCGATTCGGCAAGGTACCGCTCGCCCATCAGGATGAGCGCGTGCGCCGTCTCGCGCGCATTGAGCGGCGGCGTGCGGCGCAGCTTGATGTCACGCCGGATGCGCCGCGCGGTGCCGTCGGTCAGACTGCCGATGAGGCGATCGTAAGCCTCGGCCACGTCGCGATCCTGCGGCGCCGCGGCCGCAACCGCTCGCAGCAGATGGCCATGCACCTTATAGACTTCGATCAGACCTTCGAAGCCGCGGCGCAGGTCCGCGCGCGGATCGCCGGCGCTGCTGAACCATCGCTCGCTCATTGCCTCGATCATGTGCTGCAAGCGCTCGACGAGCCTGGCAACCAGCTCGTGGCGATCGCGGAAGTATTCGTAAAACGACGGCCGCGACAGTCCCGTCCGCGCCATCAGGTCGTCAACCGTCATCTCGTGGAAAGGCCGCTCGCGCAGGAAGGCCTCGGCCGCCTCGAGGATCTCCGAGGCCGCATCTTCAGGGCGGCGGCGACGGCGCGGTTCGCGGCGCAGCGCGGGAACTGCGCGTCCGGCAGGTTTACGTTTAAGGGCCAGTGCTTTTCTGCTTTGATTCACGTGCGAGATCGATTTCAGGCGAGATTTGCAAAGTCGCGGGCTGACATTTAGTTCCCACGACTTTTTTACACCACCCGAATTGAAGATAACAAACTCATGCCGCGAGCGTAGCGCTGGGAAGAAACGCGCGCTCCTCAGGCGTTGCATATAGCGTCCCAGGAAGACGACAATCTGCGCACCTCGGCCACGGCCTTGCGCCGGGGATGCCACTCGGCTTGAACCCCGGAGTTAGGACGTATGACTACGGCGCCGGTTGCGCTTCTCGAGTTGTTCGAACGACTGGGTACCTCCGAGAAAGGTCTCAGTACCGAGACTGCTAACCAGCGGTTGGCAGAGGTCGGGCCTAACGATCCCGCAC carries:
- a CDS encoding TetR/AcrR family transcriptional regulator, with product MNQSRKALALKRKPAGRAVPALRREPRRRRRPEDAASEILEAAEAFLRERPFHEMTVDDLMARTGLSRPSFYEYFRDRHELVARLVERLQHMIEAMSERWFSSAGDPRADLRRGFEGLIEVYKVHGHLLRAVAAAAPQDRDVAEAYDRLIGSLTDGTARRIRRDIKLRRTPPLNARETAHALILMGERYLAESMGREPSVSPRVAVDVLTTIWMRVLYAPRQDAG